In one window of Candidatus Neomarinimicrobiota bacterium DNA:
- a CDS encoding efflux RND transporter periplasmic adaptor subunit gives MKIGSRTISLKNFSFRKINRKQALIGSAVVALLLILLLKGSGDNEGELGDEPRQRSPVAVQVGEVRSQRVVQTVTAAGKIRPVFETEISSTVSAQIMELRIDEGDDVQAGDTLVVLDRLRYEAAHSRAKSGLRSARAGLRKITAERERGRQLYEKQLISLQEMEALEASLESSLSLVDQATATLQQARDDLDKTVLLAPEGGVVTKLNKELGEMALGSTFQADVLLIISDLSSMEVVVEVDETDVVDIEILDLVQIELDAIQDTVFLGRVSKIAHSAVVQGQGTQEQATSFEVVVTLDVAGESRMIDPRIRPGMSATATITTALHEAVVAVPIQALTARVPEIPPPGELANGDGIGGRQSSNGPPGRGRRRGRRGGEQGRPGGGPPGRGDRGFGFERPEPVEVVFVVVKDSTGTAGGFLRRLLGKPEIEIVEQRQVKLGISSDTHYEILTGLSEGEEIVVGNYRAVSKELRAGSQITRKESRSPRRRPR, from the coding sequence ATGAAAATCGGCTCTAGGACGATCAGCCTGAAGAATTTCAGCTTCAGGAAAATCAACCGCAAGCAGGCGCTGATCGGATCGGCGGTGGTTGCCCTGCTGCTGATTCTACTGCTGAAGGGCAGTGGCGACAATGAGGGTGAGCTGGGCGACGAGCCCCGCCAGCGCAGCCCCGTGGCGGTGCAGGTTGGCGAGGTCCGCAGCCAGCGTGTGGTGCAGACGGTGACGGCTGCCGGGAAAATCCGGCCGGTCTTCGAAACGGAGATTTCATCGACGGTGAGCGCACAGATCATGGAGCTGCGCATTGACGAGGGCGATGACGTTCAGGCGGGGGACACCCTGGTGGTGCTGGACCGGCTGCGGTATGAGGCGGCGCATAGCCGAGCCAAGTCCGGCTTGCGGTCGGCGCGAGCGGGACTGAGGAAAATTACCGCAGAGCGGGAACGGGGGCGACAGCTCTACGAGAAACAGCTGATCAGCCTGCAGGAGATGGAAGCGCTGGAGGCCTCATTGGAGTCGTCTCTGAGCCTGGTAGACCAGGCCACGGCGACCCTGCAGCAGGCCCGTGACGACCTGGACAAAACAGTATTGCTCGCGCCGGAGGGCGGCGTGGTCACCAAGCTCAACAAGGAGCTAGGCGAGATGGCCCTGGGCTCCACTTTTCAGGCGGACGTCCTGCTGATTATTTCCGACCTCTCTTCCATGGAGGTGGTGGTGGAAGTGGATGAAACCGACGTGGTGGATATCGAGATCCTTGACCTGGTGCAGATCGAACTGGACGCCATTCAGGACACCGTATTCCTGGGCCGGGTTTCCAAGATTGCCCACAGCGCGGTGGTGCAGGGGCAAGGCACACAGGAGCAGGCCACCAGTTTCGAGGTCGTGGTGACCCTGGACGTGGCCGGCGAGTCCCGCATGATAGATCCACGCATTCGGCCCGGTATGTCGGCGACGGCCACGATCACGACCGCCCTGCACGAAGCGGTGGTGGCGGTGCCCATCCAGGCGCTGACGGCCCGTGTGCCGGAGATACCCCCTCCGGGGGAGTTGGCCAACGGCGACGGCATCGGTGGGCGGCAGAGTTCCAACGGTCCTCCCGGCCGGGGGCGAAGGCGCGGACGGCGCGGCGGCGAACAGGGCCGGCCAGGGGGCGGGCCGCCCGGGCGTGGCGACCGGGGTTTTGGGTTCGAGCGGCCCGAGCCGGTGGAAGTGGTCTTCGTGGTGGTGAAGGATTCGACTGGAACCGCCGGGGGCTTCCTGAGGAGACTGTTGGGCAAGCCCGAGATCGAAATCGTGGAGCAGCGGCAGGTCAAACTGGGCATTTCATCCGACACGCATTACGAGATTCTGACGGGGCTGTCCGAGGGGGAAGAGATTGTAGTGGGTAATTATCGCGCGGTGAGCAAAGAGCTGCGCGCGGGGAGCCAGATTACCCGCAAGGAGAGCCGCTCCCCACGGCGCAGACCGCGATGA
- a CDS encoding ABC transporter ATP-binding protein — MSALPPGQLPPNGRKGFIVLEGVTKIYSMGKEQVHALRGITLNIAASEYISIMGPSGSGKSTLMNIIGCLDTPTAGRYEFEGEVVCDIAGDKIERMDDNQLAQIRNRKIGFVFQTFNLLPRTSALRNVELPLIYAGMPRRARLERAAEALELVGLSDRADHKPSELSGGQRQRVAIARALVTNPAIILADEPTGNLDSTTGEEIMDLLDGLQRQGNTIILVTHESHIAARAHRVIHILDGEVALDERTVNGQTVPA; from the coding sequence ATGAGTGCGCTGCCGCCGGGCCAATTGCCGCCTAACGGCCGGAAGGGCTTCATCGTCCTGGAGGGGGTCACCAAGATTTACAGCATGGGCAAGGAGCAGGTGCATGCCCTGCGAGGCATCACCCTCAACATCGCGGCCAGTGAATACATCTCGATCATGGGGCCCTCCGGCTCGGGCAAGTCGACCCTGATGAATATTATCGGCTGCCTGGACACGCCCACGGCCGGCCGCTATGAGTTTGAGGGCGAAGTGGTCTGTGATATAGCGGGCGACAAGATTGAGCGGATGGATGACAATCAACTGGCGCAAATTCGCAACCGGAAGATTGGCTTCGTCTTCCAGACCTTCAACCTCCTGCCGCGCACCTCGGCCCTGCGCAACGTGGAGCTGCCGCTGATCTACGCCGGTATGCCCAGGCGAGCACGCCTGGAGCGCGCAGCTGAAGCGCTGGAGCTGGTGGGACTCTCAGACCGTGCGGACCACAAACCCAGTGAGCTCAGCGGAGGCCAGCGGCAGCGGGTTGCCATCGCCCGCGCCCTGGTGACCAACCCGGCCATTATTCTGGCGGACGAACCGACCGGCAACCTGGACTCCACCACGGGCGAGGAGATTATGGACCTGCTGGACGGCCTGCAGCGCCAGGGCAACACGATCATTCTGGTCACCCACGAATCACATATTGCCGCCCGGGCGCACCGGGTGATTCACATTCTGGACGGTGAGGTGGCCCTGGATGAACGCACCGTGAACGGCCAGACGGTGCCGGCATGA
- the kdsA gene encoding 3-deoxy-8-phosphooctulonate synthase: MRFGPTTIGEGTFPIIAGPCVMESEEHVLHMAQLLAEVRDRLGLALIFKTSFDKANRTSGESYRGLGLDQALPIFRRIRDETGLPLLTDVHAVDQPERLIGSVDVIQIPAFLSRQTDMLLAAARTGLTVNVKKGQFLSPWEIEHVVAKLKAGGCESFAVTERGASFGYQNLVADMRAIPIMQSAGVPVIFDATHSAQLPGALNGQTGGLREFIPTVARAAVAAGCDGIFMEVHDDPDHAQSDAATQWPFDRFESLVTDLLAFRNTYLEVRHRN; encoded by the coding sequence ATGAGGTTCGGTCCCACCACCATCGGCGAGGGTACCTTCCCCATCATTGCCGGCCCCTGCGTAATGGAGTCGGAGGAGCACGTGCTGCATATGGCGCAGCTGCTGGCCGAGGTCCGCGACCGGCTGGGGCTGGCGCTGATCTTCAAGACCAGCTTTGACAAGGCCAATCGCACATCGGGTGAGTCGTACCGGGGCCTGGGGCTGGACCAGGCCTTGCCCATCTTCAGGCGTATCCGGGATGAGACGGGCCTGCCGCTGCTCACCGATGTGCACGCAGTAGATCAGCCTGAGCGGCTGATCGGTTCCGTTGACGTGATCCAGATTCCCGCCTTCCTCAGCCGGCAGACCGACATGCTGTTGGCCGCCGCCCGGACGGGCTTAACGGTGAATGTGAAGAAGGGGCAGTTTCTGTCACCGTGGGAGATAGAGCACGTCGTTGCGAAGCTGAAGGCCGGAGGATGCGAGAGTTTCGCGGTGACTGAGCGCGGCGCCAGCTTTGGCTATCAGAACCTGGTGGCGGACATGCGGGCGATACCCATCATGCAGAGCGCGGGGGTGCCGGTCATATTCGATGCCACGCATTCGGCGCAGCTACCGGGAGCACTGAACGGCCAGACCGGCGGACTCCGTGAATTTATCCCAACGGTGGCCCGGGCGGCGGTGGCGGCGGGTTGTGACGGCATTTTTATGGAAGTGCACGACGATCCCGACCATGCCCAGAGCGATGCCGCCACGCAGTGGCCGTTCGATCGCTTCGAGAGCCTGGTGACGGATCTGCTCGCATTCCGCAATACCTATCTGGAGGTGCGCCATCGCAACTGA
- a CDS encoding CTP synthase produces the protein MAKERPPVKHIFVLGGVISGLGKGILSASLGYLLKSRGVKVTIQKLDPYLNVDPGTMNPYQHGEVFVLDDGSETDLDLGHYERFIDIDMSVLNNTTTGQVYWEVLNRERKGDYLGQTVQVIPHITDEIKRRIGMVNPRRKYDVVISEVGGTVGDIEGQPFLEAIRQLCLEVGRENYLIMHLTLVPYIGKSQELKTKPTQHSVQRLREIGLQPDIVVCRTMDDHHLTTETRAKIALFCNVLPEHVFESPDVDSIYEIPLVLHEQNLDREVAWKLGLKVADESSSFLREFMARFKRPKHEVTIAICGKYNALPDAYKSILEAFIHAGVENDARVQVKWVDTEWLHKKPSRLSTFKDVHGLLIPGGFGDRGIEGKVMTSRYAREHKVPFLGICLGLQCAVIDFARDVCKLEGADSTEFNSATPHPVVALLDSQQGVENKGGTMRLGAYACDVQPGTRTHAAYRRRRISERHRHRFEVNNAYRQRLEAGGMIFSGVNPELDLVEIIELPDHPWFVAGQFHPELKSRLVRAHPLFREFIKAAVDYRLHNGP, from the coding sequence ATGGCTAAAGAGCGGCCGCCGGTCAAACATATATTTGTCCTGGGCGGGGTCATATCCGGGCTGGGCAAGGGCATCCTGTCGGCCTCTCTGGGTTACCTGCTCAAGTCGCGGGGCGTGAAGGTCACGATTCAAAAGCTCGACCCCTATCTGAACGTGGACCCCGGTACGATGAATCCGTATCAACATGGCGAAGTGTTCGTGTTGGATGACGGTTCGGAGACCGACCTGGATCTGGGGCATTACGAGCGCTTTATCGATATCGACATGTCAGTGCTGAACAACACGACCACGGGCCAGGTGTACTGGGAGGTGCTGAACCGGGAACGCAAGGGCGATTATCTGGGGCAAACGGTGCAGGTCATCCCGCACATTACCGATGAGATCAAGCGGCGCATCGGCATGGTGAACCCGCGGCGGAAATACGACGTGGTCATCAGCGAAGTGGGGGGCACCGTGGGCGACATCGAGGGACAGCCGTTTCTGGAGGCTATCCGCCAGCTGTGTCTGGAAGTGGGGCGGGAAAACTACCTGATCATGCACCTGACGCTGGTGCCCTACATCGGCAAGAGCCAGGAGCTGAAGACCAAGCCCACCCAGCACAGCGTGCAGCGCCTCAGAGAAATAGGTCTGCAGCCCGACATCGTGGTCTGCAGGACCATGGACGACCATCACCTCACAACCGAAACCCGTGCCAAAATCGCACTCTTTTGCAACGTACTGCCCGAGCATGTATTTGAATCGCCGGACGTGGACAGCATCTACGAAATACCGCTGGTTCTTCACGAGCAGAACCTGGACCGGGAAGTGGCCTGGAAGCTGGGGCTGAAGGTGGCTGACGAATCGTCCTCCTTCCTACGGGAATTTATGGCCCGCTTCAAGCGGCCCAAGCACGAAGTGACCATCGCCATTTGCGGGAAGTACAACGCCCTGCCGGATGCCTACAAGAGTATTCTGGAGGCTTTTATCCATGCGGGCGTGGAAAACGATGCCCGGGTGCAGGTGAAGTGGGTGGACACTGAATGGCTGCACAAGAAGCCCAGCCGGCTGAGCACGTTCAAGGATGTGCATGGCCTGCTGATACCCGGCGGATTCGGCGACCGGGGCATCGAGGGAAAAGTCATGACTTCCCGCTATGCCCGTGAACATAAGGTACCGTTTCTCGGCATCTGCCTGGGGTTGCAGTGCGCCGTCATTGACTTCGCCCGGGATGTCTGCAAGCTGGAAGGTGCTGACAGCACCGAGTTCAATTCCGCTACCCCCCATCCGGTGGTGGCGCTCCTGGACAGCCAGCAGGGTGTGGAGAACAAGGGCGGGACGATGCGGCTGGGGGCTTATGCCTGCGATGTGCAGCCGGGCACCAGGACCCACGCCGCCTACCGTCGACGGCGGATCAGCGAGCGGCACCGGCATCGGTTCGAGGTGAACAACGCCTACCGGCAGCGATTGGAAGCGGGCGGGATGATATTCAGCGGGGTCAACCCGGAGCTGGACCTGGTGGAAATTATCGAGCTGCCCGATCACCCCTGGTTCGTGGCGGGGCAGTTCCACCCGGAGCTGAAGAGCCGGTTGGTACGGGCGCACCCGCTGTTTCGTGAGTTCATCAAGGCGGCAGTGGACTACCGGCTGCACAACGGGCCATGA
- a CDS encoding ABC transporter permease, with translation MLEFIQIALRAIVSNKLRSSLTLLGVVIGVWAITSMQGVVKGFDNAMQEQLSGLGSESFVIQKFPAVMVGQRWWRYARRKDFSYEDALYLQATSPSVQAATAVIERRIQTIKYKDKKTAPDVRVIGTMAEYLTTESVDLASGRFITDDDVTHSRQVAVLGRDVAAELFPYRDPVDQRILVGNQGFVVAGVLDQASVTFGESPDEIVIIPITAYQKVFTSSQRGMSTTALIVRAWDAQSVDQAADEVVALLRVRRKVPLGEENDFELITAESLMGTMMTFTGYIRIAAIGIAAISLLVAGIGIMNIMLVSVMERTREIGTRKAVGATRRDIRVQFLIEAVLLSELGAAVGIVLAVLTAAGLSPVLHMAVRVPLWAMVAAVGYCSVIGIFFGLFPANKASKLDPIEALRYE, from the coding sequence ATGCTCGAGTTTATCCAGATTGCCTTGCGAGCCATTGTGAGCAACAAGCTGCGTTCGAGCCTGACCCTGCTGGGCGTCGTGATCGGCGTGTGGGCCATTACCAGCATGCAGGGGGTGGTCAAGGGCTTCGACAACGCCATGCAGGAGCAGCTCAGCGGGCTGGGGTCGGAGTCGTTCGTGATTCAGAAATTCCCGGCCGTGATGGTGGGGCAGCGTTGGTGGCGATACGCCCGGCGCAAGGATTTCAGCTACGAGGACGCCCTGTACCTGCAGGCCACCAGCCCCAGCGTTCAGGCGGCCACTGCGGTGATCGAGCGGCGGATCCAGACGATCAAATACAAGGACAAGAAAACGGCACCCGACGTGCGCGTTATCGGCACCATGGCTGAATACCTGACCACGGAATCGGTGGACCTGGCCAGCGGCCGCTTCATTACCGACGATGATGTGACGCATTCGCGGCAGGTGGCGGTTCTCGGGCGCGACGTGGCGGCGGAACTGTTCCCTTATCGGGACCCGGTTGACCAGCGCATTCTGGTGGGCAACCAGGGCTTCGTGGTGGCGGGGGTGCTGGACCAGGCCTCAGTTACTTTTGGCGAGTCGCCCGATGAGATTGTGATCATTCCCATTACCGCCTACCAGAAGGTATTCACCTCATCACAGCGGGGCATGAGCACCACCGCGCTCATCGTCCGGGCCTGGGATGCCCAGAGCGTGGATCAAGCCGCCGACGAGGTCGTGGCCCTGCTGCGGGTGAGGCGCAAGGTTCCCCTGGGTGAGGAGAACGATTTCGAATTGATCACCGCCGAATCGCTCATGGGCACCATGATGACCTTCACCGGCTATATCCGCATCGCCGCGATTGGCATCGCCGCTATCTCATTGCTGGTGGCGGGCATCGGAATCATGAATATCATGCTGGTATCGGTGATGGAGCGGACGCGCGAGATCGGCACCCGCAAGGCTGTGGGGGCCACGCGGCGTGACATACGGGTGCAGTTCCTCATCGAGGCGGTGCTGTTGTCGGAGTTGGGGGCCGCCGTGGGCATTGTGCTTGCTGTGCTCACCGCGGCGGGTCTTTCGCCCGTGCTGCACATGGCGGTGCGCGTACCGCTTTGGGCCATGGTGGCTGCCGTGGGCTACTGCTCCGTTATCGGTATCTTTTTCGGCCTGTTTCCGGCCAACAAAGCCTCCAAGCTGGACCCCATCGAGGCCCTGCGGTACGAGTAA
- the kdsB gene encoding 3-deoxy-manno-octulosonate cytidylyltransferase — MSVAGIIPARYASTRFPGKVLVPIHGVPMVHHVYERASRSALLDEVIIATDSPLVAETCARLGDRVVLTGAEHQSGTDRVAEAARQVSAELIVNIQGDEPQLDPATVDALVGHMQAHPELLMGTVGSTLMAPEDEADPNVVKVVGRGGLAVAFFRELPSPLPTGELLRHVGLYAYRSEFLQQFAAQPTSPGERELHLEQLRALELGTAIGLVTLEVAGKSIDTPADLDEILAEWHG, encoded by the coding sequence ATGAGCGTCGCCGGCATTATCCCTGCCCGCTACGCCTCCACCCGGTTCCCGGGTAAAGTTCTGGTCCCCATTCACGGTGTCCCCATGGTGCACCACGTGTATGAGCGGGCCAGCCGGAGCGCATTACTGGATGAGGTGATCATCGCAACCGATTCGCCGCTGGTAGCGGAGACCTGCGCGCGGCTGGGGGACCGGGTCGTGCTCACCGGTGCCGAACACCAGAGCGGGACGGATCGAGTGGCCGAGGCCGCGCGCCAGGTCTCTGCCGAACTCATCGTCAACATCCAAGGGGACGAGCCGCAGCTGGACCCCGCTACGGTGGATGCATTGGTGGGCCACATGCAGGCCCACCCGGAGCTGCTCATGGGGACGGTGGGTTCGACGCTCATGGCCCCCGAGGACGAGGCCGATCCCAACGTGGTAAAGGTGGTGGGCAGGGGGGGGCTGGCCGTGGCGTTCTTCCGGGAGCTGCCGTCGCCGTTGCCCACGGGGGAACTGCTCCGGCACGTGGGTCTGTATGCCTACCGCAGCGAGTTCCTGCAACAGTTTGCCGCCCAACCCACGAGTCCCGGCGAGCGGGAGTTGCACCTGGAGCAGCTGCGGGCGCTGGAATTGGGCACTGCCATCGGCCTGGTAACGCTGGAGGTGGCCGGCAAGAGCATTGATACACCTGCGGACCTGGACGAAATCCTGGCTGAGTGGCATGGCTAA
- a CDS encoding TolC family protein, with product MKLSRQLGLFITLGGGWLTAQGMPGLTLEQLIDLGLDNSSGIRIAQRNLSAAKADRRGSYSGLAPSLRLTYQQDLDPGQAFIDPLTGSNVEPQPFGNQLILSQTLFDGAAAWYRAASGANAQASAEWTLTEARQQGVLAIKQAYYNYLSRLKLLGVSEEALALSRKQLELVEERYRLQAVKQTDLLKARVSTGQRAADLHRAMQALATARTSVNVTLGQEPSRALNLVQESVSLEPLPDREAALTLLLRDNPTLERSRLAVESSWLSAKQQRGLLLPSLSVSYTLNASSAVAGEVFTFPQDIRSTAARLSVSLPLFTGLRNSSQYSRLRYLALAEEERLEAQERELKRQLENTFSSLKSLHNIYPINQEVLASAEADVRLAEVQYNLGAISILNLLDAQVSLITARSTLVRTTYDIKIAEAQLQALMGVSHR from the coding sequence ATGAAGTTATCTAGACAGCTGGGCCTGTTCATCACGCTGGGAGGCGGCTGGCTGACTGCCCAGGGGATGCCCGGCCTCACCCTTGAACAACTCATTGATCTGGGGCTGGATAACAGCAGCGGCATACGCATTGCGCAGCGGAACCTGAGCGCGGCGAAGGCTGACCGCAGGGGATCCTACTCCGGGTTGGCGCCCTCACTGAGGCTGACCTACCAACAGGACCTTGACCCGGGGCAGGCTTTCATTGACCCGCTCACCGGCAGCAATGTGGAGCCGCAGCCTTTTGGCAACCAACTGATCCTGTCGCAAACCCTTTTTGACGGTGCCGCGGCATGGTATCGCGCCGCCAGCGGGGCGAACGCCCAGGCCAGCGCAGAATGGACCCTGACCGAGGCCCGGCAGCAGGGGGTGCTGGCCATTAAGCAGGCCTATTACAACTACCTGTCCCGCCTGAAGTTGCTGGGGGTGTCGGAAGAGGCGCTGGCCCTGAGCCGGAAGCAGTTGGAGCTGGTGGAGGAGCGCTACCGGCTGCAGGCAGTCAAGCAGACCGACCTGCTCAAAGCCAGGGTCAGCACGGGGCAGCGGGCGGCCGACCTGCACCGGGCGATGCAAGCATTGGCCACGGCCCGCACCAGCGTGAATGTAACCCTGGGGCAGGAGCCCTCGAGGGCCCTAAACCTGGTGCAGGAGAGCGTTTCGCTCGAGCCGCTGCCGGACCGGGAGGCGGCCCTGACGTTACTGCTGAGGGACAACCCAACCCTTGAGAGGAGCCGCCTGGCCGTTGAAAGCAGCTGGCTCAGCGCCAAGCAACAGCGGGGGCTGCTGCTGCCATCACTGAGCGTGAGCTATACCCTCAACGCCAGTAGTGCCGTGGCGGGTGAAGTTTTCACTTTTCCCCAGGACATCAGAAGCACAGCCGCACGGCTAAGCGTATCGCTGCCGTTGTTTACCGGGCTGCGGAACTCGTCGCAGTACAGTCGCTTGAGATATCTGGCCCTGGCGGAGGAGGAGCGCCTGGAGGCGCAGGAGCGAGAGCTGAAGCGGCAGCTGGAGAATACCTTTTCCAGCCTAAAATCGTTGCATAATATCTATCCGATCAACCAGGAGGTACTGGCCTCTGCGGAGGCGGACGTGCGGCTGGCCGAGGTGCAGTACAATCTGGGGGCCATCTCCATTTTGAACCTGCTGGACGCCCAGGTTTCGCTCATCACTGCCCGCAGCACGCTGGTACGCACGACTTACGATATCAAAATCGCGGAGGCACAGCTGCAGGCGCTCATGGGCGTCTCCCACCGGTGA
- a CDS encoding ABC transporter permease, translating into MIEILRVAGSALWAHKFRTLLTTLGIAIGIFTVGVVMAIIEGLNSSFANQISALGSDVLYVDKRAWFQGRDAWILARQRRNLDLDAVEYIAARAEYVSHASPRIFQRATVKYKGRSLESVAALGVHEDMAVISGDEVVEGRFISRVDTRHKKAVAVIGAAVRENLFPNENPVGKKVSLNGRRFLVIGVLEKRGQMLGRNLDNMIYIPAETLLKMFGRRWRNISIALKASDPALVDEAKEEVEGIMRRYRQLRPGQPNDFAINQQSTLQDLYDNATRILWMVAIGIGSIALIVGGVGVMNIMLVTVTERTMEIGLRKSLGARRSTIRWQFLVESMTVSAVGVVVGFLLASGTAMFIDRATPLAARIPPTWGALGVGVVFVTGLVFGLWPANKAARLDPIEALRYE; encoded by the coding sequence ATGATCGAAATCCTGCGGGTAGCGGGGTCGGCGCTGTGGGCGCACAAATTCCGGACCCTGCTCACCACGCTGGGCATCGCCATCGGCATCTTCACGGTGGGCGTCGTGATGGCCATCATCGAGGGGCTCAATTCGTCGTTTGCCAATCAGATATCGGCCCTGGGCTCGGACGTGCTCTACGTGGACAAGCGGGCCTGGTTTCAGGGACGGGATGCCTGGATCCTCGCGCGCCAGCGCCGCAACCTGGACCTGGATGCGGTGGAATACATCGCCGCCCGCGCCGAGTACGTGAGCCACGCCAGCCCGCGGATATTTCAGCGTGCGACCGTGAAATACAAGGGGCGGAGTCTTGAATCGGTGGCCGCCCTCGGGGTGCACGAAGACATGGCGGTGATCTCCGGCGATGAGGTGGTGGAGGGGCGCTTCATATCGCGGGTGGACACACGGCACAAGAAAGCCGTCGCCGTGATCGGAGCGGCGGTGCGGGAGAACCTGTTCCCCAACGAGAACCCCGTGGGCAAGAAAGTGAGCCTCAACGGCCGGCGATTCCTGGTCATCGGGGTGCTGGAGAAGCGGGGCCAAATGCTGGGGCGCAACCTCGACAACATGATCTACATCCCGGCCGAGACCCTGCTCAAAATGTTTGGGCGCCGCTGGCGCAACATCTCCATTGCCCTGAAGGCGTCCGACCCGGCACTGGTGGATGAGGCCAAGGAGGAGGTGGAAGGGATCATGCGGCGCTACCGTCAGCTGCGGCCCGGCCAGCCCAATGACTTCGCCATCAACCAACAGAGCACCCTGCAGGACCTGTACGATAACGCCACGCGGATACTCTGGATGGTGGCCATCGGCATCGGCAGCATCGCGCTGATTGTGGGCGGGGTGGGGGTGATGAATATCATGCTGGTGACCGTAACCGAACGCACGATGGAGATCGGTTTGCGCAAAAGCCTGGGCGCCCGGCGCAGCACCATCCGGTGGCAATTTCTGGTGGAAAGCATGACGGTATCGGCCGTGGGGGTGGTGGTGGGTTTCCTGCTGGCCTCCGGGACGGCCATGTTCATTGACCGGGCGACTCCGCTGGCGGCCCGGATTCCCCCCACGTGGGGCGCGCTGGGTGTGGGCGTCGTCTTTGTGACGGGGCTGGTGTTCGGGCTGTGGCCGGCCAACAAGGCCGCCCGCCTGGACCCCATTGAGGCGCTGCGGTACGAATAA
- the gatC gene encoding Asp-tRNA(Asn)/Glu-tRNA(Gln) amidotransferase subunit GatC, producing MSAKQTVSPQEIQKIAQLAKLRLDVAQLDTYTKQINAILAHAQSLEQVDLAGVEPLSNVLDLTNVSRPDRPAPSLERDKVLANAPRTEEGAPEKRATDGEFFLVPRIIKSGP from the coding sequence ATGTCCGCTAAACAGACCGTTTCACCGCAAGAAATCCAAAAGATCGCGCAACTGGCGAAACTGCGACTTGACGTTGCGCAGCTGGACACCTATACGAAGCAGATCAACGCCATTCTGGCGCACGCCCAATCGCTGGAGCAGGTTGACCTGGCAGGCGTTGAACCGCTGTCCAACGTCCTGGATTTAACGAACGTTTCCCGGCCCGACCGGCCGGCGCCGTCTCTGGAGCGGGACAAGGTGCTGGCCAATGCTCCGCGGACGGAGGAGGGCGCCCCTGAGAAACGAGCCACCGACGGCGAGTTCTTCCTGGTTCCCCGGATCATCAAGTCCGGCCCATGA
- a CDS encoding ABC transporter ATP-binding protein, with translation MDALIHIADLSKSFGSTQALQNVSLDIPAGRIVGLVGPNGAGKTTLLRALGGGMDYEGEIRVLGLEPRTQRKALMAMTGVIHDVAVLPPWMQVRHVLDYVDRVHPNFSRARCNVLLATTDITMKKKVMQLSKGMKTQLHLALVLATETRLLLLDEPSHGLDILFRKRLYSSVLQDYFDGDKTILISTHQVEEVEHILSDVIFLDKGRIILYTSMDDLKETFAQLTVSAEKADEVRRLGPLTESELFGRKVFLLRDVDRATLEPLGEVQVPSVADVFVALMGGVA, from the coding sequence ATGGATGCCCTTATTCACATTGCAGACTTAAGCAAGTCGTTTGGCTCCACCCAGGCGTTGCAGAACGTCAGCCTGGATATTCCTGCTGGCCGGATTGTCGGTCTGGTAGGGCCCAACGGCGCGGGCAAGACCACCCTGCTGCGGGCCCTCGGCGGAGGCATGGACTATGAAGGGGAAATCCGCGTGCTGGGGCTGGAGCCCAGAACCCAGCGCAAAGCCTTGATGGCCATGACGGGGGTCATCCACGATGTGGCCGTGCTGCCGCCGTGGATGCAGGTGCGGCATGTGCTGGATTATGTTGATCGGGTGCACCCGAACTTCAGCCGGGCGCGCTGCAATGTGCTGCTGGCCACCACCGATATCACCATGAAGAAGAAGGTGATGCAGCTTTCCAAGGGGATGAAGACCCAGCTGCATCTGGCGCTGGTCCTGGCCACCGAGACGCGGCTGCTGTTACTCGATGAACCCAGCCACGGCCTTGACATCCTGTTTCGCAAGCGGCTGTATTCATCGGTGCTGCAAGACTACTTCGACGGAGACAAAACCATCCTTATTTCCACACACCAGGTGGAGGAGGTGGAGCATATCCTGAGCGATGTCATTTTCCTCGACAAGGGCAGGATCATCCTGTACACCAGCATGGACGACTTGAAAGAGACCTTCGCGCAGCTGACTGTTTCTGCCGAGAAGGCCGATGAGGTTCGCCGGCTCGGCCCGCTCACCGAATCAGAGCTGTTCGGTCGCAAGGTCTTTCTGCTGCGCGACGTCGACCGCGCCACGCTGGAGCCGCTGGGTGAGGTGCAGGTGCCCTCGGTGGCCGACGTCTTCGTGGCCCTGATGGGGGGTGTAGCATGA